The following are from one region of the Xylanibacillus composti genome:
- a CDS encoding efflux RND transporter periplasmic adaptor subunit, translated as MSKNKLNRKRFLRPGAFASAATAVLLTVSGCSLLPQEDQPLKPPLVKPVEIQSRTAEATLGTIVKSLSGSAVLEPVTFAYHEFTEAGGRIEEVLVRSGDEVKEGDVLIRLKTEGLDLELIRKQVEVEKKRQEFDEAKRERDPQALRVPALELKLAEEELKVVENQIDRLQLRAAMDGVVTFVDRIEPGDPVTAFRNAVTIADPHTMRLAFNSVPANRITEVQLGMEAMLTYKDQEFGGKVVQTPLSAPYTEDARLRELYSQTLYIEMDDPPEDMSMGNYVDVEILIAQRENVVIIPKSGLREYFGRVAVQVLDGESRREVDVEKGLETSTEVEIVKGLEAGQQIILK; from the coding sequence TTGTCCAAAAACAAGCTTAATCGAAAACGGTTTCTACGCCCTGGCGCTTTTGCTTCGGCTGCGACAGCCGTTCTGCTTACTGTATCCGGCTGCTCCCTGCTCCCTCAAGAAGATCAGCCGTTGAAGCCGCCTCTGGTGAAGCCGGTGGAGATTCAGAGCCGCACAGCCGAAGCGACCCTGGGCACCATTGTGAAGAGCTTGTCCGGCTCCGCCGTGCTTGAGCCTGTCACCTTCGCCTATCACGAATTCACCGAAGCAGGCGGACGCATCGAGGAAGTGCTCGTTCGCTCCGGCGACGAGGTGAAGGAAGGCGATGTGCTCATACGCTTGAAGACAGAGGGACTGGATCTGGAGCTGATCCGCAAGCAGGTCGAGGTAGAGAAGAAGCGGCAGGAATTTGACGAGGCCAAGCGTGAGAGAGATCCGCAAGCGTTGCGCGTCCCTGCGCTTGAGCTCAAGCTGGCGGAGGAAGAACTGAAGGTCGTGGAAAACCAGATCGACAGGCTGCAATTGCGCGCTGCGATGGACGGCGTTGTCACGTTCGTCGACCGCATCGAACCCGGTGATCCGGTGACGGCCTTCCGCAACGCAGTCACAATCGCCGACCCTCATACAATGCGATTGGCTTTCAACAGCGTGCCTGCCAACAGAATTACCGAGGTGCAGCTTGGCATGGAAGCCATGCTGACATACAAGGATCAGGAGTTTGGCGGCAAGGTTGTGCAGACGCCCTTATCCGCTCCCTACACCGAAGATGCGCGCTTGCGCGAGCTTTACAGCCAAACTCTGTACATCGAGATGGATGATCCGCCAGAGGATATGAGCATGGGCAACTATGTAGACGTGGAAATTTTGATCGCCCAGCGGGAAAATGTCGTGATCATTCCGAAGTCGGGTCTGCGCGAATATTTCGGCCGGGTTGCCGTTCAGGTGCTGGACGGGGAAAGCCGCCGTGAGGTAGACGTGGAAAAAGGATTGGAAACCAGTACAGAAGTGGAAATCGTCAAAGGTCTGGAAGCCGGCCAGCAAATTATTTTAAAGTAA
- a CDS encoding ABC transporter ATP-binding protein → MISTNTNEPLLRADKVSRIYGKGSQAVHALKGAELVVYPGQLIALKGRSGSGKTTLLNILAALDQPSEGAVYHGTRDTAAMSERQRNELRRKEVGLIFQSFALVPYMTAYENVEFGLRIAGVDSKKRKAWAEQALQFVGMKQRMHHLPPEMSGGEQQRTAIARAIAHKPKLVLADEPTAELDSKMGLQVLKVFRDLVEQEGISILLTTHDPAIMEIVDHVYELEDGFIVQKQA, encoded by the coding sequence TTGATTTCCACCAATACCAATGAACCGCTGCTGCGGGCGGACAAAGTTTCCAGGATATACGGCAAGGGCTCGCAGGCCGTTCATGCGCTAAAAGGCGCGGAGCTCGTCGTCTATCCCGGCCAGCTCATCGCGCTGAAGGGTCGGTCAGGCTCAGGGAAGACTACGCTGCTCAACATCCTGGCTGCCCTCGATCAACCCTCCGAAGGCGCGGTTTACCATGGAACCCGCGATACCGCAGCCATGTCCGAGAGGCAGCGCAATGAGCTGCGGCGCAAGGAAGTCGGCCTGATCTTCCAATCATTTGCGCTCGTCCCTTATATGACTGCCTACGAGAACGTAGAGTTCGGTCTCCGCATTGCGGGCGTAGACAGCAAGAAGCGCAAGGCATGGGCGGAACAGGCGCTGCAGTTCGTCGGCATGAAGCAGCGCATGCATCATCTTCCGCCGGAAATGTCCGGCGGCGAGCAACAGCGGACAGCCATTGCCCGCGCGATTGCCCACAAGCCGAAGCTTGTGCTGGCGGATGAGCCGACAGCGGAGCTAGATTCCAAGATGGGCCTGCAAGTGCTGAAGGTGTTTCGCGATCTGGTCGAACAGGAGGGCATCAGCATTCTGCTGACTACGCACGATCCCGCCATCATGGAAATTGTCGATCACGTATACGAACTGGAGGATGGTTTCATTGTCCAAAAACAAGCTTAA